In Sandaracinaceae bacterium, the following proteins share a genomic window:
- a CDS encoding multiheme c-type cytochrome, which translates to MSLRAAALLLLTTLALAAGCDDEPETPSVIEAPEPPRAAIDIDDPSACASCHATVVEEWRTSMHAHAHHDEDPLYGAMRRFRMEREGPELASGCAQCHGPRDPSNPDSPAARVGVGCAACHGLASVDRGEGSRMGARALTYSQSGAMRGPHDVPASAPAPHGVGDAAPWITDGRTLCLVCHDAVSNPQGVATCTTGAEHAQAGADQSCTSCHMPQVEGASGAVSSRATHRSHAFMGPHHLWREGEQGTAFMASAVSATPSLTGTSLAVTLRNRTQHAMPSGFPGRMVVVRAIGFDEAGAEVWRSFREDPMTEDPDAVLNKVYVDAEGAPTMPPYATEIARDNRLRPDEARQLTWTVPSSVTRAEIQLIFRLLPPSAARALGLSEDPVAQPRPLLAVTVTR; encoded by the coding sequence ATGAGCCTACGCGCCGCAGCTCTCCTTCTCCTGACCACGCTCGCCCTCGCCGCGGGATGCGATGACGAGCCAGAGACCCCATCCGTCATCGAGGCGCCCGAGCCGCCTCGAGCGGCGATCGACATCGACGATCCGAGCGCGTGCGCGAGCTGCCACGCGACCGTCGTCGAGGAGTGGCGGACGAGCATGCACGCCCACGCTCATCACGACGAAGATCCTCTGTACGGGGCGATGCGGCGCTTCCGCATGGAGAGGGAGGGGCCGGAGCTGGCGTCCGGATGCGCTCAGTGTCACGGGCCGCGCGATCCGTCCAACCCCGACAGCCCAGCGGCGCGCGTCGGGGTGGGCTGCGCCGCGTGTCACGGTCTGGCGTCCGTCGACCGAGGGGAGGGCTCGCGCATGGGCGCCCGCGCGCTGACCTACTCGCAGAGTGGCGCGATGCGTGGGCCGCACGACGTGCCCGCCAGCGCCCCCGCGCCCCATGGCGTCGGCGACGCCGCGCCCTGGATCACCGACGGGCGCACCCTCTGCCTCGTATGTCACGACGCGGTGAGCAATCCGCAGGGCGTCGCCACCTGCACCACGGGCGCGGAGCACGCGCAGGCTGGCGCCGACCAGAGCTGCACGAGCTGCCACATGCCCCAGGTGGAGGGCGCCAGCGGCGCGGTCTCGAGCCGAGCCACCCACCGAAGCCATGCCTTCATGGGTCCCCACCACCTCTGGCGCGAGGGCGAACAGGGGACCGCCTTCATGGCGTCCGCGGTCTCCGCCACGCCGAGCCTCACCGGCACCTCGCTGGCGGTGACGCTCCGCAACCGAACGCAGCACGCCATGCCGAGCGGCTTCCCGGGGCGGATGGTGGTCGTGCGGGCGATCGGGTTCGACGAGGCGGGCGCCGAGGTCTGGCGCAGCTTCCGAGAGGACCCGATGACCGAGGACCCCGACGCGGTCTTGAACAAGGTCTACGTCGACGCGGAGGGGGCGCCGACGATGCCGCCCTACGCGACGGAGATCGCGCGGGACAATCGCCTGCGGCCCGACGAAGCGCGGCAGCTGACGTGGACGGTCCCCAGCTCCGTCACCCGCGCCGAGATCCAGCTGATCTTTCGCCTCCTGCCCCCGTCCGCCGCGCGAGCGCTCGGGCTCTCGGAGGATCCCGTGGCCCAGCCGCGCCCGCTCCTCGCGGTCACCGTCACGCGCTGA
- a CDS encoding methyltransferase domain-containing protein → MATENPNTPEAWGAASRGYATIAPTFMERYADAIVERLDLDASHSVLEVAAGTGALTLSLAARAGSVLATDFAPQMLEVLRERVDASGHDNVTLAVMDGQALTVDDGSFDRAASSFGLMLFPERARGFSELRRALRPGGRVAVSGWAGPEKLEVFAIFMGAMQRAFPDLPPPSSPPPLFSLADTDQFAAELEAAGFADVAVDEVERVLVLDGADALWSMLTVGAPPMQVMFDRIGHAGRDRLKASLYEAVEARWGDGPIRLANTATVGHGTAA, encoded by the coding sequence ATGGCGACCGAGAACCCGAACACGCCCGAAGCCTGGGGCGCGGCGAGCCGTGGCTACGCCACGATCGCCCCCACGTTCATGGAGCGCTACGCCGACGCGATCGTCGAGCGCCTCGATCTCGACGCGAGCCACTCCGTGCTCGAGGTCGCCGCCGGCACCGGTGCGCTGACACTGTCTCTCGCCGCGCGCGCGGGCTCCGTCCTCGCGACGGACTTCGCGCCGCAGATGCTGGAGGTGCTCCGCGAGCGCGTCGACGCCTCCGGGCACGACAACGTCACCCTCGCGGTCATGGATGGACAGGCGCTGACGGTCGACGACGGCTCCTTCGACCGGGCGGCGAGCAGCTTCGGCCTCATGCTGTTCCCCGAGCGGGCCAGGGGCTTCTCCGAGCTCCGACGCGCGCTCCGCCCCGGCGGTCGCGTGGCGGTGAGCGGCTGGGCGGGACCGGAGAAGCTCGAGGTGTTCGCGATCTTCATGGGCGCCATGCAGCGCGCGTTCCCGGACCTGCCTCCACCGTCGAGCCCGCCGCCGCTGTTCAGCCTCGCCGACACCGACCAGTTCGCCGCGGAGCTCGAGGCGGCGGGCTTCGCCGACGTCGCGGTCGACGAGGTGGAGCGCGTGCTGGTGCTCGACGGCGCAGACGCGCTCTGGAGCATGCTGACCGTCGGGGCGCCCCCGATGCAGGTCATGTTCGACCGCATCGGGCACGCGGGGCGAGATCGGCTGAAGGCGTCTCTCTACGAAGCCGTCGAGGCCCGCTGGGGCGACGGGCCGATCCGATTGGCGAACACCGCCACCGTCGGTCACGGGACCGCTGCCTGA
- a CDS encoding MBL fold metallo-hydrolase: MTITNPETQTRIDEIADGIYRISTPLPPNPALPAGFTFNQFLIDDEEPLLFHTGPRKMFPLVRQAIEAVTPIAKLRYVGYSHFEADECGGLNEMLAAAPSASPLCGMLAKMTSADDYADRESRGMADGEVLSLGRHRVRWLDTPHLPHGWDCGYLFEETTGTLLCGDLLTQPGASHAPITEDDILEPSEAMRAQMEYYAHGPSTGALLDKLAGTEPRVLACMHGAAWRGDGAKLLGALRDRLTS, translated from the coding sequence ATGACGATCACGAACCCCGAGACCCAGACCCGCATCGACGAGATCGCTGACGGCATCTACCGCATCAGCACGCCGCTCCCTCCCAACCCCGCGCTGCCGGCCGGGTTCACCTTCAACCAGTTCCTGATCGACGACGAGGAGCCGCTGCTCTTCCACACGGGGCCGCGGAAGATGTTCCCGCTCGTACGGCAGGCGATCGAGGCGGTGACGCCGATCGCGAAGCTTCGCTACGTCGGCTACTCGCACTTCGAGGCGGACGAGTGCGGAGGTCTCAACGAGATGCTCGCGGCGGCTCCGAGCGCGTCGCCGCTCTGCGGCATGCTCGCCAAGATGACCTCCGCCGACGACTACGCGGACCGCGAGTCTCGCGGCATGGCTGACGGCGAGGTCCTCTCGCTCGGTCGCCATCGAGTCCGCTGGCTCGACACGCCCCATCTGCCGCACGGCTGGGACTGCGGCTACCTCTTCGAGGAGACCACCGGGACCCTCCTCTGCGGGGATCTGCTCACGCAGCCGGGCGCGTCGCACGCTCCCATCACGGAGGACGACATCCTCGAGCCGAGCGAGGCGATGAGAGCGCAGATGGAGTACTACGCGCACGGTCCGAGCACCGGCGCGCTGCTGGACAAGCTCGCCGGAACCGAGCCCCGAGTGCTCGCCTGCATGCACGGCGCGGCCTGGCGGGGCGACGGAGCCAAGCTTCTGGGGGCGCTCCGCGATCGCCTCACGAGCTGA
- a CDS encoding glutathione S-transferase family protein, whose amino-acid sequence MPDATQDPTIRLFAFGTGWGVPFETSGPFPLKLATWLRMAEIPYEFEEENNPSKGPKGKVPWIEQGTVRMGDSSLIIEHLAARHGVDLDDHLDGAQRARAVAVQRMLEEHFHQCFEHQLFLGRGGEERMAEFASALPIPLRWIVPTVMKRALAKQLHARGMGRHAPEVIVQQGIEDLDALSELIGEGPYALGDRPSSLDACVFGFLGVSVYVEGDNPLFQHGASLENLVGYCERMRARYFPETLASLEDGESSRTPAPSGPEPTPRVAAS is encoded by the coding sequence ATGCCCGATGCGACTCAGGACCCGACCATCCGCCTCTTCGCGTTCGGCACCGGCTGGGGGGTGCCGTTCGAGACGAGCGGACCCTTCCCGCTGAAGCTCGCCACGTGGCTGCGGATGGCGGAGATCCCCTACGAGTTCGAGGAGGAGAACAACCCGAGCAAGGGCCCCAAGGGCAAGGTGCCGTGGATCGAGCAGGGAACCGTCCGCATGGGCGACTCGAGCTTGATCATCGAGCACCTCGCGGCTCGCCATGGCGTCGATCTCGACGACCACCTCGACGGCGCCCAGAGGGCGAGGGCGGTCGCGGTCCAACGCATGCTGGAGGAGCACTTCCACCAGTGCTTCGAGCACCAGCTCTTCCTGGGGCGCGGCGGGGAGGAGCGCATGGCGGAGTTCGCGTCGGCGCTGCCGATCCCCCTGCGCTGGATCGTGCCGACCGTGATGAAGCGCGCTCTCGCCAAGCAGCTGCACGCGCGCGGCATGGGGCGTCACGCGCCGGAGGTGATCGTGCAGCAGGGCATCGAAGACCTCGACGCGCTCTCCGAGCTGATCGGCGAGGGTCCCTACGCGCTCGGCGATCGACCCTCGTCGCTGGACGCTTGTGTGTTCGGGTTCCTCGGGGTCTCGGTCTACGTCGAGGGAGACAACCCCCTCTTCCAGCACGGCGCCTCACTCGAGAACCTGGTCGGCTACTGCGAGCGAATGCGAGCGCGCTACTTCCCCGAGACGCTGGCGTCCCTCGAGGACGGCGAATCGAGCCGCACCCCGGCGCCGTCGGGCCCCGAGCCGACGCCCCGCGTGGCGGCGTCCTGA
- a CDS encoding TetR/AcrR family transcriptional regulator — MSRPRRQALKEQRHDQVREEILEATMSVLLRKGPGGFTLNAVARELQLTKAALYYYFDSKETLLFELIYRGLDRQTQTVGDAVEATDTGADALEAMIRATAGYYGARMDELRLTYMMPQADSAGSMSMTDERFERLRPFNDRIFGAVAERIEADQEAGRIPGHVPARRLAFVAHTSVLGMLLMEGLVESVDDPLLHARPAMVDELVRAFHARLRPGG; from the coding sequence ATGTCTCGGCCCCGTCGCCAAGCCCTCAAGGAGCAACGCCATGACCAGGTTCGGGAGGAGATCCTCGAGGCGACGATGTCGGTGCTGCTCCGCAAGGGGCCCGGCGGTTTCACCCTGAATGCGGTCGCCAGGGAGCTGCAGCTCACGAAGGCCGCGCTCTACTATTACTTCGACTCGAAGGAGACCCTGCTCTTCGAGCTCATCTACCGAGGCCTGGACCGCCAGACCCAGACCGTCGGCGACGCCGTCGAGGCGACCGACACGGGCGCAGACGCCCTCGAGGCGATGATCCGCGCGACCGCGGGCTACTACGGCGCCCGCATGGACGAGCTCCGGCTGACCTACATGATGCCGCAGGCGGACAGCGCGGGGAGCATGTCCATGACGGACGAGCGGTTCGAACGGCTCCGACCATTCAACGACCGCATCTTCGGCGCCGTGGCGGAGCGCATCGAGGCGGATCAAGAGGCGGGACGGATCCCAGGGCATGTCCCGGCGCGTCGGCTCGCCTTCGTCGCCCACACGTCGGTGCTCGGCATGTTGCTGATGGAGGGCCTGGTCGAGAGCGTCGACGACCCTCTCTTGCACGCGCGCCCCGCCATGGTGGACGAGCTCGTACGCGCGTTTCATGCGCGGTTGCGCCCCGGCGGCTGA
- a CDS encoding ankyrin repeat domain-containing protein → MPSIADATLKLAAKGELDAVLALLDRDPQLLDAQSGGHGRTLLWEAANKGRLPLVEALLARGADADLAGRYRHETFVLCKPLAVAIRNRKHGCASLLAPRTTDDVYTAAFLGELDAVRDHLERDASLLDAPQAADSVWAVTPLHHAVAGGHVALVEALLAAGARVAGHDALLLEMTRGERALVERLLDAGVDPATARATWAVDLEDGLRERLFAAGCDPNATEWGGWPALVYVCRGDRGERPERVRRLLDLGADLHARGPKGATALHTAAKAGFVRVIRVLLEAGADRSARDDAGRTPKHVALRAHRDEAAALL, encoded by the coding sequence ATGCCGTCGATCGCGGACGCCACGCTGAAGCTCGCGGCCAAAGGCGAGCTGGACGCCGTGCTCGCGCTCCTCGACCGCGATCCGCAGCTCCTCGACGCGCAGAGCGGCGGACACGGACGCACGCTCCTCTGGGAGGCGGCCAACAAGGGGCGGCTCCCGCTCGTGGAGGCGCTGCTCGCGCGCGGCGCCGACGCCGACCTCGCGGGGCGCTACCGACACGAGACCTTCGTTCTGTGCAAGCCGCTCGCCGTCGCGATTCGCAATCGCAAACATGGTTGCGCCTCGCTGCTCGCCCCACGCACGACCGACGACGTCTACACGGCGGCCTTTCTGGGCGAGCTCGACGCCGTCCGGGACCACCTCGAGCGAGACGCGTCGCTCCTCGACGCCCCGCAGGCCGCGGACTCCGTGTGGGCGGTGACCCCGCTCCACCACGCCGTGGCCGGCGGACACGTCGCGCTCGTCGAAGCGTTGCTCGCGGCGGGCGCGCGCGTGGCGGGGCACGACGCCTTGCTCCTCGAGATGACCCGGGGTGAGCGCGCGCTCGTGGAGCGGCTGCTGGACGCGGGGGTCGACCCGGCGACAGCGCGCGCGACCTGGGCCGTCGACCTCGAGGACGGGCTGCGGGAGCGGCTCTTCGCGGCCGGCTGTGACCCCAACGCGACCGAGTGGGGCGGCTGGCCGGCGCTCGTCTACGTCTGTCGCGGCGACCGCGGTGAACGACCGGAGCGCGTGCGGCGGCTGCTGGACCTGGGCGCGGACCTTCACGCCCGGGGCCCGAAGGGTGCGACGGCGCTGCACACCGCCGCGAAGGCCGGGTTCGTGCGCGTGATCCGGGTGCTGCTGGAGGCGGGCGCGGACCGAAGCGCGCGAGACGATGCGGGGCGCACCCCGAAGCACGTCGCCTTGCGTGCGCACCGAGACGAAGCCGCCGCCCTCCTCTGA
- a CDS encoding TetR-like C-terminal domain-containing protein, whose protein sequence is MTAGITSLCNAHNTVMDDDLTETVYRALVARELDDADLSARKLCRLLGKTTGALYHRFGSLDGLLFAVSQRGYADLTTRMQAVFRERSDLADVAEAFVEFGLDHPELYPLMFERRFDWAALRARGVFDAPVESEKLLQALACVLEQAGSADVEMDGRLLFAGLHGLVSLAASGRANVGALDRTDRDVARAAARALARRILPSGETGDDRR, encoded by the coding sequence TTGACCGCCGGCATAACATCGTTATGTAATGCCCATAACACCGTTATGGACGATGACCTGACAGAGACCGTGTACCGCGCCCTCGTGGCCCGCGAGCTGGACGACGCCGATCTGAGCGCCCGCAAGCTCTGCCGGCTGTTGGGCAAGACGACCGGAGCGCTCTACCACCGCTTCGGCTCGCTCGATGGGCTGCTGTTCGCGGTGAGCCAGCGCGGATACGCGGACCTCACGACTCGGATGCAGGCGGTGTTCCGCGAGCGGAGCGACCTCGCCGACGTGGCCGAGGCGTTCGTCGAGTTCGGTCTCGATCACCCCGAGCTCTATCCGCTGATGTTCGAGCGCCGCTTCGACTGGGCGGCCCTGCGCGCTCGAGGGGTCTTCGACGCGCCGGTGGAGAGCGAGAAGCTGCTCCAGGCGCTCGCGTGCGTGCTCGAGCAGGCCGGCTCCGCCGACGTCGAGATGGACGGCCGGCTGCTCTTCGCGGGGCTGCACGGGCTGGTCTCCCTCGCGGCGAGCGGCCGCGCCAACGTCGGCGCGCTCGACCGCACCGACCGAGATGTCGCTCGCGCCGCCGCGCGAGCTCTCGCGCGACGCATCCTGCCGTCGGGCGAAACCGGAGATGACAGACGATGA
- a CDS encoding NADH:flavin oxidoreductase/NADH oxidase family protein: MTSFSQTLTLPNGQRLSNRIAKSAMSERLGDADHAPSEELIRLYERWGRGGAGLLITGNVMIDHAALGESGNVAVDDRRALPALTAWAQAAKADGSKVWMQINHPGRQSPRTLVARPVSASAVPLKGEARLMFARPRALEEDEIEAIIARFATTAAIAEEAGFDGVQIHGAHGYLINQFLSPHTNRRQDAWGGDPERRRRFVLEVVRAVRRTVRPGFSVGLKLNSADFQKGGFDDGESVAVVEALDAEGLDLIEVSGGTYESAKMFEETVPTRDSSRRREAFFQGYVEMVRERVRTPLMLTGGLRTRGGMEHARENGVDVVGLARPIALEPDLPARLLDGSAQAARPVRLATGFRSLDSVIQGSWYQTQIDRMGRGLEPNPKLGRLLPVLRYFRPRRSTRWTPRPAAVQPQPAASARA, from the coding sequence ATGACGAGCTTCAGCCAGACCCTGACCCTCCCCAACGGCCAGCGCCTCTCGAACCGCATCGCCAAGAGCGCGATGAGCGAGCGCCTCGGCGACGCGGACCACGCCCCGAGCGAGGAGCTGATCCGGCTCTACGAGCGCTGGGGCCGCGGCGGCGCGGGGCTGCTGATCACGGGGAACGTCATGATCGATCACGCCGCGCTCGGTGAGTCGGGCAACGTCGCCGTCGACGACCGGCGCGCGCTCCCCGCGCTCACGGCCTGGGCGCAGGCCGCGAAGGCGGACGGGTCCAAGGTCTGGATGCAGATCAACCACCCGGGGCGCCAGAGCCCGCGCACCCTCGTCGCGCGCCCGGTCTCGGCCTCCGCGGTTCCGCTGAAGGGCGAGGCGCGCCTGATGTTCGCCAGGCCGCGCGCGCTCGAGGAGGACGAGATCGAGGCGATCATCGCGCGCTTCGCCACGACGGCCGCGATCGCGGAGGAGGCCGGCTTCGACGGCGTACAGATCCACGGCGCGCACGGCTACCTCATCAACCAGTTCTTGTCGCCGCACACCAACCGACGCCAGGACGCGTGGGGCGGGGACCCGGAGCGCCGACGTCGCTTCGTGCTCGAGGTCGTCCGCGCGGTCCGACGCACCGTGCGCCCGGGCTTCTCGGTCGGCCTCAAGCTCAACTCGGCCGACTTCCAGAAGGGCGGGTTCGACGACGGCGAGTCGGTGGCCGTGGTCGAAGCGCTCGACGCCGAGGGCCTCGACCTGATCGAGGTCTCGGGGGGCACCTACGAGTCGGCCAAGATGTTCGAGGAGACCGTCCCGACCCGGGACAGCAGCCGTCGTCGCGAAGCGTTCTTCCAGGGCTACGTCGAGATGGTGCGCGAGCGCGTCCGCACGCCGCTCATGCTCACGGGTGGCCTGCGCACGCGCGGCGGCATGGAGCACGCGCGTGAGAACGGCGTGGACGTGGTCGGCCTGGCCCGCCCGATCGCGCTCGAGCCGGACCTCCCCGCGCGGCTGCTCGACGGCTCCGCGCAGGCCGCGCGCCCGGTCCGGCTCGCGACCGGCTTCAGGAGCCTCGACTCGGTGATCCAGGGCTCCTGGTATCAGACCCAGATCGATCGGATGGGGCGAGGCCTGGAGCCGAACCCGAAGCTCGGTCGCCTCCTGCCGGTCCTCCGCTACTTCCGCCCCCGCCGCAGCACGAGGTGGACCCCGCGCCCCGCAGCGGTGCAGCCCCAGCCGGCGGCGAGCGCGCGGGCCTGA
- a CDS encoding PAAR domain-containing protein — MPDAARQTDPVTHGGTIVTGSPNVLTEGLASARLFDLVKCDVHGTATVAETSKTVLVNGRGFARKGDGCACEGASAAGPGQGDLVRFILSVHGSDKTLEEIVEETNGHGPHLEGILKDSNRDGTLDSFVMDGSLMGFEIEGEHGRFAMEVAVLEGEATYVRGENAIDGPIPLNQRAKLNLRGSALDTEGTLNVTDEVSVEGKGSLFEAEVGGEFLAGSDGRYTGVIVDGGATASAASGSVTGVVDTTAGGFLAGLATSPVFGPAAIGALTVAGMSETGRELLATPVKIEVTKGASAASVGADGRFAAYYDNYLEEAHFDLAGELALLLGLKAGVSVTIGGNGKEEGQTGDAGPNLIVSGAGTVIVGD, encoded by the coding sequence ATGCCTGACGCAGCGCGCCAGACCGACCCCGTGACCCACGGGGGGACCATCGTCACCGGATCGCCGAACGTCCTCACGGAGGGCCTCGCGTCGGCCCGCCTGTTCGACCTCGTGAAATGCGACGTGCACGGCACCGCCACGGTTGCCGAGACGTCGAAGACGGTGCTGGTCAATGGTCGCGGCTTCGCCCGGAAGGGCGACGGATGCGCCTGCGAAGGCGCCAGCGCGGCCGGGCCAGGGCAGGGCGACCTCGTCCGGTTCATCCTCTCGGTCCACGGGAGCGACAAGACCCTCGAGGAGATCGTCGAGGAGACGAACGGCCACGGCCCGCACCTCGAAGGGATCCTCAAGGACTCCAACCGCGACGGCACGCTCGACAGCTTCGTGATGGACGGCTCCTTGATGGGGTTCGAGATCGAGGGGGAGCACGGCCGGTTCGCGATGGAGGTCGCGGTCCTCGAGGGCGAGGCGACCTACGTTCGCGGAGAGAACGCGATCGACGGGCCGATCCCCCTCAATCAGAGGGCGAAGCTCAATCTCCGGGGATCCGCCCTCGACACGGAGGGGACCCTGAACGTGACCGACGAGGTCTCGGTCGAAGGCAAGGGCTCCCTCTTCGAAGCAGAGGTGGGGGGCGAGTTCCTCGCGGGCAGCGACGGTCGGTACACCGGCGTGATCGTCGATGGAGGGGCCACCGCGAGCGCGGCCTCGGGCTCGGTGACCGGGGTCGTCGACACAACCGCTGGCGGTTTCCTGGCCGGCCTCGCCACCTCCCCCGTCTTCGGGCCGGCCGCGATCGGCGCGCTCACCGTGGCGGGCATGAGCGAGACGGGTCGAGAGCTCCTCGCGACGCCCGTGAAGATCGAGGTCACGAAGGGCGCCTCGGCGGCCAGCGTCGGCGCAGACGGGCGCTTCGCGGCCTACTATGACAACTACCTGGAAGAAGCCCACTTCGATCTCGCCGGTGAGCTCGCGCTCCTGCTCGGCCTCAAGGCCGGTGTGAGCGTGACGATCGGCGGCAACGGCAAGGAGGAGGGCCAGACCGGTGACGCCGGGCCCAACCTCATCGTCTCGGGGGCCGGCACCGTGATCGTGGGAGATTGA
- a CDS encoding glutathione S-transferase N-terminal domain-containing protein, which produces MSRPHLVSLPYSPWSLKAKWALDHHRVAYRLGTHLPMLGEPLLRLRTGRWSGKVSVPILIADGEAIMGSDAIARWADAHGEGEPLFPEGEDEAVAHWNGIADELLDAGRARVIERSLASREALIESVPGPRFLGPLLVPVGKMGARFLARKYGADRAGGRDVVERGLAALREALDGDAHLVGDRFTFADIAMAAALACVRPPGRSWDHLGDASRACWTDDALAEQHEELLAWRDHLFAERFPPRVR; this is translated from the coding sequence ATGTCGCGGCCGCACCTCGTCTCGCTCCCGTACTCGCCGTGGTCGCTGAAGGCGAAGTGGGCGCTCGACCACCACCGCGTGGCCTATCGGCTGGGGACGCACCTGCCCATGCTCGGCGAGCCGCTGCTCCGGCTCCGGACGGGGCGCTGGTCGGGCAAGGTCAGCGTGCCCATCCTCATCGCCGATGGAGAGGCGATCATGGGGAGCGACGCCATCGCGCGCTGGGCCGACGCCCACGGGGAAGGCGAGCCGCTCTTCCCGGAAGGCGAAGACGAGGCCGTCGCGCACTGGAACGGGATCGCGGACGAGCTGCTCGACGCGGGGCGCGCGCGGGTCATCGAGCGCTCGCTCGCGTCGCGGGAGGCGCTGATCGAGTCGGTCCCGGGCCCGCGCTTCCTCGGCCCGCTCCTGGTCCCGGTGGGCAAGATGGGCGCGCGTTTTCTGGCCCGGAAATACGGCGCCGATCGCGCGGGCGGGCGGGACGTGGTCGAGCGCGGGCTCGCGGCGCTGCGTGAGGCCCTCGACGGGGACGCGCACCTCGTCGGAGACCGCTTCACCTTCGCCGACATCGCGATGGCCGCCGCGCTCGCCTGCGTGCGCCCGCCCGGCCGCAGCTGGGATCACCTCGGCGACGCGAGCCGCGCGTGCTGGACCGACGACGCCCTGGCCGAGCAGCACGAGGAGCTGCTCGCCTGGCGAGACCACCTCTTCGCCGAGCGCTTCCCGCCCCGCGTCCGTTGA
- a CDS encoding metalloregulator ArsR/SmtB family transcription factor, translated as MTGDEALEIKNAAIAAVAQALSSPVRLRVLGILAQAEHSVDALAEKIGQSRANTSAQLKVLSAAGLLASRKEGRRVFYRPASERVPQLLGALSDAAAELHAEMRDLVHTYFHLPERLDRKTVRELKRRVRAGEVVLVDLRPAEEHAAGHPSGAIHAPADALDAHLDAIPADREVVAFCRGRFCVVAEEGTRRLREAGLSATNLGASPAHLMRFGYPAEAALRLARVTKASD; from the coding sequence GTGACCGGGGACGAGGCGCTCGAGATCAAGAACGCGGCGATCGCGGCGGTGGCCCAGGCGCTCTCCAGCCCGGTGCGCCTCCGTGTCCTCGGCATCCTGGCTCAGGCCGAGCACTCCGTGGACGCGCTCGCCGAGAAGATCGGTCAGTCTCGCGCCAACACCAGCGCGCAGCTCAAGGTGCTGAGCGCCGCGGGCCTGCTCGCCAGCCGCAAGGAGGGGCGTCGCGTCTTCTACCGCCCGGCCTCGGAGCGGGTCCCGCAGCTCCTCGGCGCGCTCTCGGACGCGGCGGCGGAGCTGCACGCCGAGATGCGTGACCTCGTGCACACCTACTTCCACCTGCCGGAGCGACTCGACCGCAAGACCGTGCGCGAGCTGAAGCGCCGCGTGCGCGCCGGAGAGGTCGTGCTCGTCGACCTCCGTCCCGCCGAAGAGCACGCGGCCGGCCATCCGAGCGGCGCGATCCACGCCCCGGCCGACGCGCTCGACGCACACCTCGACGCGATCCCCGCCGACCGAGAGGTGGTCGCCTTCTGCCGCGGCCGCTTCTGCGTCGTGGCAGAGGAGGGCACCCGCCGGCTGCGTGAGGCGGGCTTGTCCGCGACGAACCTCGGCGCCAGCCCCGCCCACCTGATGCGCTTCGGCTATCCCGCCGAGGCCGCGCTTCGGCTCGCGAGGGTCACGAAGGCCTCGGACTGA